The genome window GGAAAACCAGTGCGGGAGCTATGTTTGCGATATGATGTATTAACTGAGGAGGAACTTGAATTAATTTTAAATCCATATGAGATGACAAAACCCGGAATTTCGGGGGCGGCTCTATTAGATACGGATTGAATAAACGATTTGGGCAAGGTTTTAAGCTATAGATGGAGTTGGTGTGTATGGTAACACAAGTACTACAAAAAATGCAGACAATTGTTCGTTATCAGAATCATACCGGTAAAATATATTACGGAATTGTTGAGGATGATAAAATTTTACAATTGTCCAGTGATTTTTCTGGAATTGTAAACAATGAATTAAAATTTGATGGTGTAAGACTTAAATATAGTGATGTGAAAATTTTGGTGCCTGTATCACCCTCAAAAGTAATTAATTTCGGCTGGACATATGCTGAACATGCAAAGGAGACTGGGGGAAAGGCGAATCTCAAGGAACCATTTCTGTTTTTAAAGCCGTTATCTTCCTTGATTCCAAATGAGGGGGAGATCATTCTTCCTTCCAATGAATTAACCAAACAGGTGGAAATGGAGGGGGAAGTGGCACTCGTTATTGGAAAACGCGGAAAAAATATAAATGAAGAAGATGCAATGGATTATGTACTTGGCTATACCATTTTTAATGATGTAACTGCAAGAGATCTTACAAAAACTGATCCTCAGTTCACACGCGGCAAAGGTTTTGACACTTTTGGTCCATTGGGCCCGTGGATTGTAAAAGGTATAGATCCAACAAATTTACAAATCGTTACAACTTTAAATGGAAAAATTGTTCAGAAAGGCAATACTAATCAGATGTCACTCTCCATTCCTTTCCTTATCAGTTGGATTTCACAAGTTATGACTTTGGAACCGGGTGATGTTTTGGCTACTGGTTCGCCTTCTGGTAGTTGTCCAATGAAGTCAGGCGACGTCGTATCTGTGGAAGTAGAGAATATTGGTAAGCTATCTAATTATATAATCTAGTATTATCATTTTTTACTTACATGCGCAAGACGAAGGCTTGGCTGCGTCTCACTTAATTGTAAAAAAATTGAATGGAAGAAGGAGCCTTTAATATGATTATTGGAGTACCAAAGGAAATTAAAAATAATGAAAATCGTGTTGCTATTACCCCAAGTGGTGTTGCCACATTTGTGCAGCAAGGTCATGAAGTAATCATCGAAACTGGTGCAGGTTTTGGAAGTGGATTTACTGATGATGAGTATAAGGAATTTGGAGCTAAGGTAGAAAGTACAGCTAAAAAGGTATGGAATCAAGCAGATTTACTTTTAAAGGTTAAAGAACCAATAAAATCTGAATACCAATATTTTCGTGAGGACTTGATTTTATTTACGTATTTACATTTAGCTGCGGAACCTGATTTA of Oceanobacillus zhaokaii contains these proteins:
- a CDS encoding fumarylacetoacetate hydrolase family protein — protein: MVTQVLQKMQTIVRYQNHTGKIYYGIVEDDKILQLSSDFSGIVNNELKFDGVRLKYSDVKILVPVSPSKVINFGWTYAEHAKETGGKANLKEPFLFLKPLSSLIPNEGEIILPSNELTKQVEMEGEVALVIGKRGKNINEEDAMDYVLGYTIFNDVTARDLTKTDPQFTRGKGFDTFGPLGPWIVKGIDPTNLQIVTTLNGKIVQKGNTNQMSLSIPFLISWISQVMTLEPGDVLATGSPSGSCPMKSGDVVSVEVENIGKLSNYII